A genomic window from Agrobacterium larrymoorei includes:
- the betB gene encoding betaine-aldehyde dehydrogenase produces the protein MKAQPKASHFIDGDYVEDDKGTLIESIYPATGEVIARLYAATPAIVERAIASAKRAQKEWAAMSPTARGRILRRAADIMRERNRELSELETLDTGKPIQETIVADPTSGADCFEFFGGIAPSALNGDYIPLGGDFAYTKRVPLGVCFGIGAWNYPQQIACWKAAPALVAGNAMVFKPSENTPLGALKIAEILIEAGLPKGLFNVIQGDRDTGPLLVNHPDIAKVSLTGSVPTGRKVAAAAAGHLKHVTMELGGKSPLIVFDDADIESAVGGAMLGNFYSSGQVCSNGTRVFVQRGAKQRFLDNLKSRTDAMIIGDPMDETTQIGPLVSKAQQEKVLAYMEKGKAEGATLVSGGGIPNNVSGQGYYVQPTVFADVKDDMTIAREEIFGPVMCVLDFDDEDEVIARANATEFGLAGGVFTADLSRAHRVVDQLEAGTLWINTYNLCPVEMPFGGSKQSGFGRENSAAALNHYSELKTVYVATGKVEAPY, from the coding sequence TTGAAAGCCCAGCCGAAAGCCTCGCATTTCATCGATGGCGACTATGTTGAAGACGACAAGGGAACGCTGATCGAAAGCATCTATCCGGCGACCGGTGAAGTCATTGCGCGCCTTTATGCGGCGACCCCTGCCATTGTCGAGCGGGCAATCGCCTCGGCGAAGCGCGCCCAGAAAGAATGGGCGGCGATGAGCCCGACGGCACGCGGGCGTATCCTGCGCCGTGCTGCAGACATTATGCGCGAGCGCAACCGCGAGCTTTCCGAACTTGAAACGCTCGACACCGGCAAGCCTATTCAGGAAACCATCGTTGCTGATCCGACCTCCGGGGCTGATTGCTTCGAATTCTTTGGCGGCATCGCGCCATCTGCGTTGAACGGCGATTACATTCCGCTTGGCGGCGATTTTGCCTATACCAAGCGTGTCCCGCTGGGTGTCTGCTTCGGTATCGGCGCCTGGAACTACCCCCAACAGATCGCCTGCTGGAAAGCGGCGCCTGCGCTCGTCGCTGGCAACGCCATGGTCTTCAAGCCATCGGAAAACACCCCGCTGGGCGCCTTGAAGATTGCCGAAATTCTCATCGAAGCGGGACTGCCGAAAGGTCTCTTCAACGTCATTCAGGGGGATCGCGATACCGGCCCGCTCCTCGTCAACCATCCAGATATCGCCAAGGTGTCATTGACCGGCTCGGTTCCTACGGGCCGCAAGGTCGCTGCCGCGGCTGCGGGCCATCTGAAGCATGTGACGATGGAACTTGGCGGCAAGTCGCCGCTCATCGTCTTCGACGACGCCGATATCGAAAGTGCGGTTGGCGGCGCCATGCTCGGCAATTTCTATTCCTCTGGGCAGGTCTGCTCCAATGGCACGCGCGTCTTCGTTCAGCGAGGTGCAAAACAGCGTTTCCTCGACAATCTCAAAAGCCGCACCGACGCCATGATTATTGGCGACCCCATGGATGAGACAACCCAGATCGGCCCGCTCGTCTCGAAGGCGCAGCAGGAAAAGGTCCTGGCCTATATGGAGAAGGGCAAGGCAGAAGGCGCGACGCTCGTGAGCGGAGGCGGCATTCCCAACAATGTCTCCGGCCAGGGCTATTACGTGCAGCCCACCGTCTTTGCCGATGTGAAGGACGACATGACGATTGCCCGCGAGGAGATCTTCGGGCCTGTGATGTGCGTACTCGATTTCGACGATGAAGACGAGGTCATTGCCCGCGCCAACGCGACCGAATTCGGTCTCGCGGGCGGCGTCTTCACGGCCGATCTGTCGCGTGCGCATCGCGTCGTCGATCAGCTGGAAGCCGGGACGCTCTGGATCAACACCTATAATCTGTGCCCGGTCGAAATGCCCTTCGGCGGCTCGAAGCAATCCGGCTTTGGCCGGGAAAATTCGGCAGCAGCCCTCAATCATTACAGCGAGTTGAAGACGGTTTACGTGGCGACCGGGAAGGTCGAAGCGCCGTATTGA
- a CDS encoding GGDEF domain-containing protein, whose protein sequence is MNAEPTIIRRFASGQMISMAKLVLECAFQPIVEATTGTVFGYESLMRGYDRIGFSNPLELLDHVEADGQLVELEKMIASRALAKFSTLPDLSSATLFLNLDVRLIRYGDIILDKLLEQLAQAKIPPSSICFELSERFDNTSVPEFSTLINRMRKEGFKLAIDDFGVGHGEMKLLCDFDVDYLKIDRYFIQDVERNPRKRHMVKNIVNIAHVLGVRVIAEGIETEAEFLACREMGVDLVQGWFVSRPTTFVKELQTSFPHLQLLGETRRNRQTLDEILIRRQIEHLPTVYENDSIDSVFELFRRNPEQAFFPVLNANGEPRGVINEYHLKEYIYQPFGRDLLKNKVYERTISHFVDRAPIVGLDADADRLMNIFANMGGSACVILTENMRYVGVVSAASLIKVINEKQLKLAQEQNPLTALPGNRAISGFIEESCRDSDEDRFFCYCDFDNFKPFNDKYGFHVGDHAISLFSALMKRYFFSGDCFLGHIGGDDFFIGVRDWTKDEVTEILERLLSDFHDDVISLYSEEDRLAGQIKGFDRFGNEREFALLRCSIGVLQLPKGMLIGNPEGIGAEIANIKKAAKRSDAGLVICSHGETK, encoded by the coding sequence ATGAATGCCGAGCCAACTATCATAAGACGGTTTGCCAGCGGCCAGATGATTTCGATGGCGAAGCTGGTACTCGAGTGCGCGTTCCAACCAATTGTCGAAGCGACGACCGGCACGGTCTTCGGTTATGAGTCCTTGATGCGCGGATATGACCGCATCGGCTTTTCCAACCCTCTCGAACTTCTCGATCACGTTGAAGCCGATGGGCAGCTTGTCGAATTGGAAAAGATGATTGCGAGCCGCGCTCTCGCCAAGTTTTCTACGCTCCCGGATCTCTCCTCCGCCACCCTGTTTCTCAATCTCGATGTCCGGCTGATACGCTATGGCGACATCATTTTGGACAAGCTGCTGGAACAACTGGCACAGGCCAAAATCCCGCCCTCCTCTATCTGCTTCGAGCTGTCGGAACGCTTCGACAATACCAGCGTGCCCGAGTTTAGCACCCTGATCAACCGTATGCGCAAGGAAGGCTTCAAGCTCGCCATCGACGATTTTGGCGTCGGTCACGGCGAGATGAAGCTGCTTTGCGATTTCGATGTCGATTACCTGAAAATCGATCGCTACTTCATCCAGGATGTCGAGCGTAATCCGCGCAAGCGGCACATGGTCAAGAACATCGTCAACATCGCCCATGTGCTCGGCGTACGCGTCATAGCAGAAGGCATAGAAACGGAAGCGGAATTCCTCGCCTGCCGGGAGATGGGCGTCGATCTGGTCCAAGGCTGGTTCGTCTCCCGCCCCACCACCTTTGTCAAGGAATTGCAGACCTCGTTTCCGCATCTCCAACTGCTCGGAGAAACCCGGCGCAACCGACAGACGCTCGATGAGATCCTGATCCGCCGCCAGATCGAGCACCTGCCAACCGTCTATGAAAATGACAGCATCGACAGCGTCTTCGAACTGTTCCGCCGCAATCCGGAGCAGGCTTTTTTCCCCGTTCTCAACGCCAATGGCGAACCGCGCGGGGTGATCAACGAGTATCACCTGAAGGAATATATTTATCAGCCCTTTGGCCGCGATCTCTTGAAGAACAAGGTCTATGAGCGGACGATCTCGCATTTTGTCGATCGCGCCCCGATCGTCGGGCTGGATGCGGATGCGGATCGGCTGATGAACATCTTCGCTAACATGGGCGGCAGTGCCTGCGTGATCCTCACCGAAAACATGCGCTATGTCGGCGTCGTCTCGGCCGCATCGCTGATCAAGGTCATCAACGAAAAGCAATTGAAGCTGGCGCAGGAGCAGAACCCCCTGACCGCACTTCCCGGCAACCGGGCGATCAGCGGCTTCATCGAAGAATCCTGCCGGGATAGCGATGAGGATCGCTTCTTCTGCTATTGCGACTTCGACAACTTCAAACCCTTTAACGACAAATACGGTTTCCATGTCGGCGACCACGCGATCAGCCTGTTTTCGGCGCTGATGAAACGATACTTCTTCTCCGGCGATTGCTTCCTCGGCCATATCGGCGGCGACGATTTCTTCATTGGCGTTCGCGACTGGACGAAGGACGAGGTGACGGAAATTCTGGAGCGGTTGCTCAGCGATTTCCACGACGATGTCATCTCGCTGTATTCGGAAGAAGATCGTCTCGCGGGACAGATCAAGGGCTTCGACCGCTTCGGCAACGAGCGGGAATTTGCGCTTCTGCGTTGCTCCATCGGCGTCCTTCAACTGCCAAAGGGCATGTTGATCGGCAATCCAGAGGGTATCGGCGCCGAAATCGCCAACATCAAGAAGGCGGCCAAGCGAAGCGATGCCGGTCTCGTCATCTGCAGCCACGGCGAGACGAAATGA
- a CDS encoding phosphoadenylyl-sulfate reductase: protein MTINTPPQTISSHNATSLDATLKDLNLVERLAFVSGLGSRAVFTTSLGIEDQVITAAIGTHRLPIDVATLETGRLFAETVRLMEETEDRYGLTITRFYPEQDDIDAYAEKYGLNGFYESVEARHACCHVRKLIPLAKALDGAGFWITGLRRGQSGNRASTPFAEYDAERNLIKINPLADWDIDTIKAHVAAENIPVNPLHARGYPSIGCEPCTRAIKPGEPERAGRWWWENDEKRECGLHVAEAAQSSISPAPQN from the coding sequence ATGACGATCAATACGCCCCCGCAGACCATTTCCAGCCACAACGCGACGTCGCTTGATGCGACTCTGAAGGATCTCAACCTCGTTGAGAGACTTGCCTTTGTCTCTGGCCTTGGGTCGCGGGCGGTCTTTACCACCAGCCTCGGCATCGAAGATCAGGTCATTACTGCCGCGATCGGCACGCATCGCTTGCCTATCGACGTCGCCACGCTTGAAACTGGGCGTCTCTTTGCCGAGACGGTTCGTTTGATGGAAGAAACGGAAGACCGCTATGGTCTGACGATCACCCGCTTCTATCCAGAGCAGGACGATATTGACGCCTATGCTGAGAAATATGGCCTGAATGGCTTTTACGAGAGCGTCGAGGCGCGCCACGCCTGCTGCCATGTGCGCAAGCTCATTCCCTTGGCTAAAGCGCTTGACGGTGCTGGTTTCTGGATAACAGGCCTGCGCCGGGGACAATCAGGCAATCGAGCCTCCACGCCGTTTGCCGAGTATGACGCTGAGCGCAACCTCATTAAGATCAATCCGCTTGCGGACTGGGACATCGATACGATCAAGGCCCATGTCGCGGCGGAAAACATTCCCGTCAATCCACTCCATGCACGCGGGTACCCGTCTATCGGCTGTGAGCCCTGTACCCGCGCCATCAAGCCCGGCGAACCAGAGCGTGCCGGACGCTGGTGGTGGGAAAATGACGAGAAGCGCGAATGCGGCCTGCATGTTGCCGAAGCCGCGCAAAGCTCGATCAGTCCCGCCCCACAAAACTAA
- a CDS encoding sulfate ABC transporter substrate-binding protein, which translates to MSKFLSSLSAVALSLSVTLGAVGPALAETKLLNVSYDPTRELYKDFNEAFAKKWKADTGEDVTIQQSHGGSGKQARSVIDGLEADVVTLALQSDIDAIVKNSGKINPDWRTRLPHNSSPYTSTIVFLVRKGNPKGIHNWGDLVKGDVQIVTPNPKTSGGARWNYLAAWAWANEEFKGDQDKIKAYVGELYKRAPVLDTGARGSTVTFAQRQIGDVLLAWENEAYLAGQEFGADAFEIVVPPISILAEPPVAVVDANVDAKGTRKVAEAYLQYLYSDEGQNIAAKHFYRPSNPSVVSKDLLKQLPDIKLVTIDDPIFGGWAKAQPEHFGDGGIFDQIYKPAK; encoded by the coding sequence ATGTCGAAATTTCTTTCCAGCCTCAGCGCCGTCGCGCTCAGCCTGTCTGTCACATTGGGTGCTGTCGGACCGGCCTTGGCCGAAACGAAGCTTCTCAACGTGTCTTATGATCCGACGCGAGAACTTTACAAGGACTTCAACGAGGCCTTCGCCAAGAAGTGGAAGGCCGATACGGGTGAGGATGTCACCATCCAGCAGTCGCATGGCGGCTCAGGCAAGCAGGCCCGCTCCGTTATCGACGGACTCGAGGCCGATGTCGTCACGCTTGCGCTACAGAGCGATATTGACGCCATCGTCAAGAACAGCGGCAAGATCAATCCTGACTGGCGCACGCGCCTGCCGCACAATTCCTCACCCTATACGTCCACTATCGTTTTCCTCGTCCGCAAGGGAAACCCAAAGGGCATCCATAACTGGGGCGATCTGGTGAAGGGTGACGTGCAGATCGTGACGCCAAATCCCAAGACGTCGGGTGGCGCGCGCTGGAACTATCTTGCAGCCTGGGCCTGGGCGAATGAAGAATTCAAAGGCGACCAGGATAAGATCAAGGCTTATGTGGGCGAACTCTACAAGCGTGCTCCGGTTCTGGATACAGGGGCCCGCGGTTCCACTGTGACCTTTGCTCAGCGCCAGATCGGCGACGTTCTGTTGGCGTGGGAAAACGAAGCCTATCTCGCCGGACAGGAATTCGGTGCGGATGCTTTCGAAATCGTCGTTCCACCGATCTCCATTCTGGCCGAACCGCCAGTCGCGGTGGTCGATGCCAACGTGGATGCCAAGGGAACCCGCAAGGTGGCCGAGGCCTATCTGCAGTATCTCTACTCGGATGAGGGCCAGAATATCGCGGCCAAGCATTTCTATCGTCCGAGCAACCCATCCGTTGTCTCCAAGGATCTCCTGAAGCAGCTGCCGGATATCAAGCTCGTCACCATCGATGATCCGATCTTCGGCGGATGGGCCAAGGCACAGCCGGAACACTTCGGCGATGGCGGCATCTTCGACCAGATTTACAAGCCTGCCAAGTAA
- a CDS encoding NAD(P)H-quinone oxidoreductase: MRFVDLPSFGGPEVMTFSNGPLPSPKAGELLVKVQAAGINRPDVAQRQGNYPAPKDASPILGLEVAGEVVALGEGVSDFQIGDRVCALANGGGYAEYCVVPAGQALPFPTGYDAVKAAAVPETFFTVWANLFQMAGLTEGESVLIHGGSSGIGTTAIQLAKAFGAEVYTTAGSKEKCDACEKLGAKRAINYREDDFAAVVKEVTGGKGVDVILDMIGASYFEKNIVSLAKDGCLSIIAFLGGTIAEKVDLRPIMVKRLTVTGSTMRPRTADEKRAIRDELVEQVWPLLESGKVAPVIHDVIDFDQVAEGHRLMESSSHIGKIVMRVSA, from the coding sequence ATGCGTTTTGTCGATCTGCCGAGCTTTGGCGGACCTGAGGTCATGACGTTTTCAAACGGGCCTTTGCCCTCACCCAAGGCCGGAGAGCTTCTGGTGAAGGTTCAGGCCGCGGGTATCAACCGACCGGATGTCGCGCAGCGTCAAGGGAATTACCCAGCCCCCAAAGATGCCAGCCCGATTCTAGGACTTGAGGTCGCCGGAGAAGTCGTTGCGCTCGGCGAAGGTGTCAGTGATTTCCAGATTGGCGACCGGGTCTGCGCGCTTGCCAATGGCGGCGGCTATGCTGAGTACTGCGTGGTGCCCGCGGGCCAGGCGCTGCCCTTCCCGACTGGCTATGATGCGGTCAAGGCGGCGGCTGTGCCGGAAACCTTCTTCACCGTATGGGCCAACCTCTTCCAGATGGCGGGCCTTACCGAAGGCGAGAGCGTTCTCATCCACGGTGGCAGCAGCGGCATTGGCACAACGGCGATCCAGCTCGCCAAAGCCTTTGGTGCGGAGGTCTATACCACTGCGGGCTCGAAAGAGAAATGCGACGCCTGTGAGAAACTCGGCGCCAAGCGAGCGATCAATTACCGCGAGGACGATTTCGCCGCGGTCGTCAAAGAGGTGACCGGCGGCAAGGGCGTCGATGTGATCCTCGACATGATCGGCGCCTCCTATTTCGAAAAGAACATCGTCTCGCTCGCCAAGGATGGCTGCCTGTCCATCATCGCCTTCCTGGGTGGCACGATTGCTGAGAAGGTCGATCTGCGCCCCATCATGGTCAAGCGCCTCACTGTGACCGGATCGACCATGCGGCCGCGCACCGCGGACGAAAAGCGCGCCATCCGCGATGAACTCGTCGAGCAAGTCTGGCCGCTGCTGGAAAGCGGCAAGGTGGCCCCTGTCATTCATGACGTGATCGATTTTGATCAGGTTGCGGAGGGTCACCGGCTGATGGAAAGCAGCAGCCATATCGGCAAGATCGTGATGCGCGTCAGCGCGTAA
- the betI gene encoding transcriptional regulator BetI: MPKVGMEPLRRKALVDAALRTIGHHGSLNVTMSDIAREAGVSAALAHHYFGSKQQLLLETIRSLLRDLRRDAIAALTRASGARERLSAIVRVSFQSDQFTQETVAAWLAFYVEAQRSEETRRLLVVYTKRLRSNIMHSLGRLCPPDDAARIAEGAAALIDGLYIRHSLHAAPLGISAAGALVEDYFDVQLKRFLDNKPSTRIL, from the coding sequence ATGCCCAAAGTCGGAATGGAGCCATTGCGGCGCAAAGCGCTGGTCGATGCAGCTCTACGCACCATAGGCCATCATGGTTCGCTGAATGTGACGATGTCGGACATCGCACGAGAGGCGGGCGTTTCGGCGGCCCTCGCGCACCATTACTTCGGCAGCAAGCAGCAACTCCTGCTGGAGACGATCCGCAGCCTGTTGCGGGATTTGCGGCGGGATGCAATTGCGGCGTTGACACGGGCCTCCGGTGCGCGCGAGCGCCTCAGCGCCATCGTGCGGGTGTCGTTTCAAAGCGACCAGTTCACCCAGGAAACGGTGGCGGCGTGGCTGGCCTTTTATGTCGAGGCGCAGCGCTCGGAAGAAACCCGCCGTCTTCTCGTCGTCTATACCAAGCGCCTTCGCTCCAACATCATGCATAGCCTCGGTCGTCTTTGCCCGCCCGACGACGCGGCAAGGATTGCGGAAGGGGCAGCAGCGCTGATCGACGGGCTTTATATTCGCCACAGTCTGCATGCCGCACCGCTTGGCATCTCCGCCGCGGGCGCTCTGGTCGAAGATTACTTCGACGTGCAGCTGAAACGCTTTTTGGACAACAAGCCGTCCACCCGCATTCTTTGA
- a CDS encoding ribbon-helix-helix domain-containing protein, translating into MPLLTVSISPEQAAKMHEAVARGAYASSSEVVRAALKLWAETQHVEKPNLVGRNRDGEAVNVAELYALHNTHRR; encoded by the coding sequence ATGCCATTGTTGACCGTATCGATCTCTCCAGAGCAGGCCGCAAAGATGCACGAAGCCGTGGCTCGTGGTGCTTATGCATCAAGCAGTGAAGTTGTGCGCGCAGCGCTAAAGCTATGGGCAGAGACGCAGCACGTAGAAAAGCCTAATCTCGTTGGCCGCAATAGAGATGGTGAGGCCGTCAACGTCGCAGAGCTTTATGCTCTCCACAACACTCACAGGCGCTGA
- the cysT gene encoding sulfate ABC transporter permease subunit CysT — MSNTPSQSGWKWRQSSVLPGFGLTLGYTITYLFLIILIPLGGLIWSTAQLGFSEFLAIATDSRTLNALRISFGTAFIAALVNAFFGVIIAWVLVRYRFPGRRFVDAIVDLPFALPTAVAGIALTTLYSNRGWIGSLFEPLGIKIAFTPIGIVIALIFIGLPFVVRTVQPVMEEIDRQVEEVAATLGANRFQTITRILLPGLVPAILTGFALAFARGVGEYGSVIFIAGNIPYVSEIAPLLIVIRLEEFNYAGATCIATIMLIISFAMLFVINLIQAWSRKRYGYA, encoded by the coding sequence ATGAGCAATACCCCATCGCAAAGCGGATGGAAGTGGCGTCAGTCTAGCGTCTTGCCAGGATTTGGCCTGACGCTCGGTTACACGATTACCTATCTTTTTCTCATTATTCTCATTCCCCTCGGCGGCCTCATATGGTCCACGGCCCAACTCGGATTTTCCGAATTCCTGGCCATTGCCACCGACAGCAGAACCTTGAATGCGCTGCGCATCAGTTTCGGCACGGCCTTCATCGCAGCGCTCGTCAACGCGTTCTTCGGCGTCATCATCGCCTGGGTACTGGTACGCTATCGCTTCCCAGGGCGTCGCTTCGTCGATGCGATCGTTGATCTGCCTTTCGCATTGCCGACTGCGGTAGCAGGTATTGCACTGACGACGCTCTATTCCAATCGCGGTTGGATCGGCTCACTGTTCGAACCGCTTGGCATCAAGATTGCGTTCACTCCAATTGGCATTGTCATTGCTCTGATCTTCATCGGCTTGCCCTTTGTCGTGCGCACCGTGCAGCCGGTGATGGAAGAAATCGACCGTCAAGTTGAAGAGGTTGCAGCCACGCTCGGCGCCAACCGTTTCCAGACGATCACCCGCATTCTGCTGCCTGGTCTCGTTCCCGCCATTCTCACGGGTTTCGCGCTCGCCTTTGCACGCGGCGTCGGGGAATATGGCTCCGTCATCTTTATTGCCGGCAACATCCCCTATGTGTCGGAAATCGCTCCGCTCCTGATCGTCATCCGGCTTGAGGAATTCAACTATGCGGGCGCGACGTGCATCGCCACCATCATGCTGATCATCTCCTTTGCGATGCTCTTCGTCATCAATCTCATTCAGGCCTGGAGCCGCAAGAGGTATGGTTATGCCTGA
- a CDS encoding sulfate/molybdate ABC transporter ATP-binding protein yields MEVKVSGITKQFDRFPALNDVSLNIRSGELIALLGPSGSGKTTLLRLIAGLEQPTAGQIFFGDEDASHRSVQERNVGFVFQHYALFRHMTVAENIAFGLKVRPSATRPPKAEIRRRVSELLDMVHLSGLEKRYPNQLSGGQRQRVALARAVAIEPRVLLLDEPFGALDAKVRKELRRWLREFHDRTGHTTVFVTHDQEEALELADRVVVMSQGKIEQVGTADDVYDTPNSPFVFSFIGESSSLPVKIQTGQILFQQESAGLAEGGDGEGDLFFRPEDVVLTQERDALYGKVTTCRRLAGTRIAEVDIANNGHAPYHLEIEVPLDASVSVGNEVRFRPTRWQVFRK; encoded by the coding sequence ATGGAAGTGAAGGTTTCCGGCATTACCAAGCAGTTCGATCGCTTCCCGGCGTTGAACGACGTGTCGCTCAATATCCGTTCCGGCGAACTGATCGCATTGCTCGGTCCCTCCGGGTCCGGCAAGACGACGCTTCTGCGGCTTATCGCAGGCCTCGAGCAGCCAACCGCGGGACAGATTTTCTTTGGCGATGAGGATGCCTCGCATCGTTCCGTGCAGGAGCGCAATGTCGGCTTCGTCTTCCAGCACTACGCGCTGTTTCGCCATATGACGGTTGCCGAAAATATTGCCTTCGGCCTCAAGGTACGACCGTCTGCAACACGGCCGCCAAAAGCAGAAATCCGCAGAAGAGTCTCAGAACTGCTGGACATGGTTCATCTGTCCGGGTTGGAGAAACGTTATCCAAACCAGCTATCCGGCGGCCAGCGTCAGCGTGTCGCGCTTGCGCGCGCCGTTGCCATTGAGCCGCGGGTTTTGCTTTTGGATGAACCCTTCGGTGCTTTGGATGCCAAGGTGCGCAAGGAGCTTCGTCGTTGGCTTCGCGAGTTTCACGATCGCACAGGCCACACGACCGTTTTCGTCACCCATGATCAGGAAGAAGCCCTGGAACTGGCTGACCGCGTGGTGGTGATGAGCCAGGGCAAGATCGAGCAGGTTGGCACGGCGGACGATGTCTACGACACGCCGAACTCCCCCTTCGTCTTTTCGTTCATTGGCGAATCCTCCAGCCTTCCGGTCAAGATCCAGACTGGCCAAATCCTGTTTCAACAGGAGAGCGCCGGTCTTGCTGAAGGCGGCGATGGAGAGGGCGATCTGTTCTTCCGTCCGGAAGATGTGGTGCTGACGCAAGAGCGCGACGCGCTTTACGGGAAGGTCACCACCTGTCGTCGCCTCGCTGGGACCCGCATTGCGGAAGTCGATATCGCCAATAACGGCCACGCGCCCTACCATCTGGAGATCGAGGTGCCGCTCGACGCATCTGTTTCGGTCGGTAACGAGGTGCGCTTTCGCCCGACCCGCTGGCAGGTCTTTCGCAAGTAA
- the cysW gene encoding sulfate ABC transporter permease subunit CysW, producing MPDKAQTLPSRPFRDPASEGLPAKLALFLVVFLFLALFLVLPLVAVFVEAFRKGVESFWEAIVEPDALASIRLTLLVAAISVPLNLIFGVAAAWAIAKFEFKGKAFLITLIDLPFSISPVISGLVYVILFSSHSVLGPWLKSYGIEILFAVPGIVLATVFVTFPFVARELIPLMQDQGTGDEEAAISLGASGWQTFWYVTLPNIKWGLLYGVLLCNARAMGEFGAVSVVSGHIRGETNTMPLHVEILYNEYNIGAAFAVATLLAGLALVTLVLKTILEIRFGAGNAAGKH from the coding sequence ATGCCTGATAAAGCTCAAACCCTTCCCTCCAGGCCGTTCCGCGATCCGGCAAGCGAGGGGCTGCCAGCAAAGCTTGCCCTTTTTCTTGTGGTCTTCCTTTTCTTGGCGCTGTTTCTTGTGCTGCCTCTGGTGGCCGTCTTCGTCGAAGCCTTCCGCAAAGGTGTGGAATCCTTCTGGGAAGCGATCGTAGAGCCGGATGCGCTCGCCTCCATTCGCCTGACGCTTCTGGTCGCTGCCATCTCTGTGCCGCTCAATCTGATCTTCGGGGTGGCTGCCGCCTGGGCCATCGCCAAGTTCGAGTTCAAGGGCAAGGCTTTCCTCATCACCTTGATCGACCTGCCATTTTCCATCTCACCGGTGATTTCCGGCCTCGTCTATGTCATCCTGTTTTCTTCCCACAGTGTGCTCGGACCCTGGCTGAAGAGCTATGGCATCGAAATCCTGTTTGCCGTGCCCGGCATCGTGCTTGCGACCGTCTTTGTCACTTTTCCCTTCGTTGCCCGCGAACTGATCCCATTGATGCAGGATCAGGGAACCGGAGACGAGGAGGCCGCGATTTCGCTGGGTGCCTCTGGCTGGCAGACCTTCTGGTATGTGACTTTGCCGAACATCAAATGGGGTCTGCTCTACGGCGTACTGTTGTGTAACGCCCGCGCCATGGGCGAGTTCGGCGCCGTTTCGGTGGTGTCCGGTCATATTCGCGGCGAGACCAACACCATGCCGCTGCATGTCGAAATTCTCTATAACGAGTACAATATCGGAGCCGCCTTTGCTGTCGCCACGCTGCTGGCCGGTCTTGCGCTTGTTACCCTTGTACTCAAAACCATTCTCGAAATACGCTTTGGCGCGGGCAACGCTGCCGGCAAGCATTGA